One Candidatus Neomarinimicrobiota bacterium genomic region harbors:
- a CDS encoding DASS family sodium-coupled anion symporter: MILNIIYWATQKKWLLITLFLGTVLYLFPTPHGLTSEGYHTLIIVLSTIILIIFEPIPLPAVAMLILVFQVLFGIATPNQVASSFMSDAVFFIMGSLMLAVAIVSQGLDTRLALGIINITGHKTWRIIAGFVAVCALLSSFIGEHTVTAMMMPVGLTLVRHTSHDPKKVTGLTTLILFSIAYGSAMGSIGTPSGGGRNVIMIGYLSQFGMGNISYLEWMKYAYPILLIEIPLATMILWWTFRPEKTILDSAVRKLKVQVAKSGDITGSQVTAIGVFILVFLGWVFLSPKIGLGIVALLGVVIYLVIGLVEWRDLNRNTNWGVIMLFGAAISIGIQMKDTGAALWVANNVIERLGVISPNIDFSRSFVSVFLTAGLTNFLSNAATVAVLGPIVLNMGGDAVMIALSTALASAFAYLTVVASPTCMIIHSSGLIKPSDFLRGGWKMTVMSIVVLLLFIHLFWPLMG, encoded by the coding sequence GTGATCTTAAATATCATCTACTGGGCCACTCAAAAAAAGTGGCTCCTTATTACTCTTTTTCTCGGTACCGTCCTGTACCTTTTCCCTACGCCTCACGGCCTGACGTCTGAAGGGTATCATACTCTCATTATTGTTCTTTCCACTATTATTCTTATCATTTTTGAGCCCATTCCACTCCCTGCAGTGGCGATGCTCATTTTGGTCTTTCAGGTACTGTTCGGGATTGCTACGCCAAACCAGGTTGCCTCTTCGTTCATGAGTGACGCTGTTTTCTTTATTATGGGTTCACTCATGCTGGCGGTGGCCATCGTTTCTCAAGGTCTTGATACGCGTCTTGCCTTGGGAATTATCAATATTACGGGGCACAAAACGTGGCGCATCATCGCTGGTTTCGTTGCTGTCTGTGCTCTGCTTTCTTCTTTTATAGGGGAACATACGGTGACAGCCATGATGATGCCTGTAGGCCTGACACTGGTTCGGCACACCAGTCACGATCCCAAAAAGGTCACCGGTCTCACTACTCTTATCCTCTTTTCGATTGCATACGGCAGTGCCATGGGTTCCATAGGGACACCTTCAGGCGGGGGCCGAAATGTGATAATGATTGGATATCTTTCTCAATTTGGTATGGGAAACATCTCCTATCTGGAATGGATGAAATATGCCTACCCCATACTTCTCATTGAGATTCCCCTTGCCACTATGATCCTATGGTGGACGTTTCGTCCCGAAAAAACGATCCTGGATTCAGCTGTGAGAAAATTGAAGGTTCAGGTGGCAAAATCCGGCGACATCACCGGGAGTCAGGTAACCGCTATTGGGGTGTTTATTTTGGTCTTTTTGGGGTGGGTATTTTTGAGCCCAAAGATCGGTCTCGGTATCGTGGCGCTCTTGGGTGTAGTTATATATCTTGTGATCGGACTGGTAGAATGGCGAGATCTGAACCGGAACACCAACTGGGGTGTTATCATGCTTTTCGGTGCGGCCATCTCCATCGGGATTCAGATGAAGGATACCGGTGCCGCGCTCTGGGTTGCGAACAATGTTATCGAAAGACTTGGAGTGATTTCCCCCAATATCGATTTTTCAAGATCCTTCGTCTCGGTTTTTCTTACCGCGGGATTGACAAATTTCCTAAGTAATGCAGCCACGGTCGCTGTTCTTGGACCAATCGTTCTGAATATGGGCGGTGACGCAGTTATGATAGCACTCTCAACCGCTCTAGCATCGGCATTCGCCTATCTCACTGTTGTGGCATCTCCAACCTGCATGATCATTCATTCCAGCGGACTGATAAAACCGTCGGATTTTCTCCGTGGCGGCTGGAAAATGACTGTCATGTCCATTGTTGTATTGCTGCTTTTTATTCATCTGTTTTGGCCGTTAATGGGATAA
- a CDS encoding universal stress protein has product MKFLLAVSSQEYSGPTLRMGSRVAKSFGAQLAVVYVGPKPKELYAGRVSLARDTLAKWEIYHPGIDVLRWAFYDLKSSGFLENLDENGFNPLNMVEEKDRYRMVLPGSYGQDIDLILREGEIIDELRRECSEDEYTVSIIGGSKGRNMAHDLLQYLPTSVLVIKNVDLDRKYRILLCVDDSSATDRAVRFGAIIAKQMNFPVTVMTVSKTEEFGPGYSGAAESASSHLESQQVDHEQKFITGDPVKTFIETAGETHLIVMGASSRSALVKFFLGSKPMKTLEKANCPILVVKDK; this is encoded by the coding sequence ATGAAGTTTCTCTTAGCGGTCAGCAGTCAGGAATATTCCGGACCCACTCTGCGGATGGGTTCCAGGGTGGCCAAGTCATTCGGTGCTCAGTTGGCGGTGGTCTATGTGGGTCCTAAGCCGAAAGAACTTTACGCCGGCCGAGTTTCCCTTGCCCGAGATACCCTGGCAAAATGGGAGATCTATCATCCTGGGATCGATGTGCTGAGGTGGGCATTTTATGATCTCAAGAGCTCCGGTTTTCTGGAGAATTTGGATGAAAACGGATTCAACCCTCTCAACATGGTGGAGGAGAAAGACCGTTACCGGATGGTCTTGCCCGGAAGCTATGGTCAGGATATAGATCTTATTTTGCGGGAAGGTGAAATTATTGATGAACTCCGCCGGGAGTGCAGTGAGGATGAATATACAGTATCTATCATAGGGGGTAGTAAAGGGAGAAATATGGCTCACGATCTGCTCCAGTATCTCCCCACTTCTGTCTTAGTGATAAAGAATGTAGACCTGGACCGAAAATACAGAATTCTTCTTTGCGTGGATGACTCCTCTGCCACCGATCGGGCAGTCCGTTTCGGTGCCATCATTGCAAAACAGATGAATTTTCCAGTTACTGTCATGACCGTATCAAAGACAGAAGAATTTGGGCCGGGCTACAGCGGGGCGGCAGAATCAGCATCGAGTCATCTGGAGTCCCAGCAAGTAGATCATGAACAGAAATTCATCACGGGTGACCCGGTTAAGACTTTTATTGAAACGGCCGGTGAAACTCATCTCATTGTTATGGGTGCCTCCAGTAGGTCCGCCCTTGTTAAATTCTTTTTGGGGAGCAAACCTATGAAAACTCTGGAAAAAGCCAATTGCCCAATTCTTGTGGTGAAGGATAAGTGA
- a CDS encoding 4Fe-4S dicluster domain-containing protein, which yields MNLGFLIDNRKCIGCHACTVACKSEHEVPIGVNRTWVKYVEKGSFPDTQRLFSVLRCNHCEEAPCVEICPTSALYYRDNGIVDFDTQRCIACKSCMQACPYDALYIDPDDHVAEKCNFCAHRIDVGLEPSCVVVCPEEAIVFGDLDNEESNISQLVKNEPVTVRKPEKGTKPKLYYINGDKASLDPMSAKPDDQYLWSEQYKGVGHFSHFAEQKANEKDPKDMLIQLAMEAGAKREKGNSPDEIVETLKSGDARRVYDSPSKGVLWGWEVSAYVWTKAMSSGLFFMTFFSKLMGWATFSPAAEINSLWGSLIFLLLTTVLLVKDLDQPRRFLYVILRPQWTSWLVKGAYGLVCFGGVLTLLLLNSYLNLMNLAWLEWVGAALALFSAVYTAFLFAQAKGRDFWQSHMAPYQMVIHALLAGGAGIALLTGGISTGLALFMVGLLLLNLAIFAAELTSSRLTDDARTAAQMILRGRYAAPFWMAIGLTRVIPLIILFVGVTVVPIQISVLVLLAGILVTEHIWIRVPQLIALS from the coding sequence ATGAACCTCGGGTTCCTCATCGATAACAGGAAATGTATTGGCTGCCACGCCTGTACGGTAGCCTGCAAGTCCGAACATGAGGTGCCCATTGGTGTGAACCGGACCTGGGTAAAGTATGTAGAAAAGGGGTCTTTCCCCGACACTCAGCGCCTCTTTTCTGTTTTGCGCTGCAACCATTGTGAGGAAGCACCCTGCGTAGAAATATGTCCTACCAGCGCGCTTTATTATCGGGATAACGGTATTGTCGATTTCGACACTCAACGGTGTATCGCCTGCAAGTCGTGCATGCAGGCATGCCCTTATGATGCTCTTTATATTGACCCGGACGACCACGTGGCAGAAAAGTGCAATTTTTGTGCACACCGAATTGATGTGGGGTTAGAGCCTTCCTGTGTGGTGGTCTGCCCGGAAGAGGCCATTGTTTTCGGTGATTTGGACAATGAAGAATCCAATATTTCCCAGCTGGTGAAGAATGAGCCTGTTACGGTCCGGAAACCGGAGAAGGGGACAAAACCAAAACTTTATTATATCAATGGTGACAAAGCTTCTCTGGATCCTATGTCGGCGAAGCCTGACGACCAGTACCTCTGGAGTGAACAGTATAAAGGTGTAGGTCATTTTTCCCACTTTGCCGAACAGAAGGCCAACGAAAAAGATCCCAAAGATATGCTCATCCAGCTCGCCATGGAGGCGGGGGCAAAAAGAGAGAAAGGCAACTCCCCTGACGAAATTGTTGAAACACTTAAATCCGGTGATGCGCGCCGGGTCTATGATAGTCCCAGCAAAGGTGTTTTGTGGGGATGGGAGGTTTCAGCCTATGTCTGGACAAAGGCCATGTCCAGCGGACTTTTCTTTATGACTTTTTTCTCCAAACTTATGGGGTGGGCAACATTTTCTCCTGCTGCCGAGATAAACTCCCTTTGGGGTTCACTCATATTTTTACTGCTTACCACCGTCCTGTTGGTCAAGGATTTGGACCAGCCAAGGCGGTTTCTTTATGTCATTCTCCGGCCTCAATGGACCTCCTGGTTGGTGAAAGGGGCCTACGGCCTTGTGTGCTTTGGAGGTGTGCTGACACTGCTTCTTTTGAACAGTTATCTGAACCTTATGAACCTCGCCTGGCTTGAGTGGGTAGGTGCGGCCCTGGCTCTTTTTTCTGCCGTTTATACCGCCTTCCTTTTCGCCCAGGCCAAGGGGCGGGATTTCTGGCAGTCTCATATGGCCCCTTATCAGATGGTTATACACGCCCTTCTGGCCGGCGGAGCCGGTATTGCACTGCTAACGGGCGGGATTTCAACGGGACTTGCTTTATTTATGGTGGGTTTGCTTCTTCTTAATCTCGCTATTTTCGCGGCAGAGCTTACTTCCTCAAGACTGACCGATGACGCCCGGACCGCCGCTCAGATGATCCTTCGTGGACGGTATGCAGCACCCTTCTGGATGGCAATCGGGCTGACAAGAGTCATCCCTCTGATCATTTTGTTTGTCGGCGTGACGGTCGTTCCGATTCAGATCTCTGTGCTGGTACTTCTTGCTGGAATTCTTGTAACGGAACATATCTGGATTAGAGTCCCTCAACTGATAGCCTTGAGTTAA
- a CDS encoding EamA/RhaT family transporter — translation MRDKPPKSSLPYLMLVITALLWSTGGFLVKGIQWHPVAIVGMRSLIAAAVILIAIRKPELTWSLPQLGGAVCYAGTVILYVIANKLTTAANAVLLMYTAPIYVIIFGPWFLKEKASRRDWLAVGAVMVGIVVFFMDKLSPEGFLGNMLAVLSGVSFAWMTLFLRKQKRGSPVESVFLGNLLAAVIGLPFFLREELPEINGILMLIALGTFQLGFSYVLYTKAIQKVRAFEAVLITMLEPVLNPVWVFLLLGEVPGNWALAGGTIVMATVVLHGLAASRK, via the coding sequence ATGAGAGACAAACCGCCGAAATCGTCCCTCCCCTATCTCATGCTTGTAATAACAGCTCTGCTGTGGAGTACCGGCGGGTTCCTTGTAAAGGGTATCCAGTGGCACCCGGTGGCCATCGTAGGGATGCGTAGCCTTATCGCCGCTGCGGTGATTCTTATAGCCATCAGAAAGCCGGAACTGACGTGGTCCCTCCCCCAGCTGGGTGGTGCGGTCTGCTACGCCGGGACGGTGATCCTCTACGTTATTGCTAACAAACTCACCACGGCCGCAAATGCCGTATTACTCATGTATACGGCACCCATTTATGTCATTATTTTCGGACCTTGGTTCCTAAAGGAAAAAGCGTCCAGGCGGGACTGGCTGGCCGTCGGGGCTGTTATGGTGGGGATTGTGGTCTTTTTCATGGACAAACTTTCACCGGAAGGTTTCTTGGGAAACATGCTGGCGGTATTGAGTGGCGTAAGTTTCGCGTGGATGACACTCTTTCTCCGAAAACAAAAGCGGGGTTCGCCTGTTGAATCTGTATTCCTAGGCAATCTGTTGGCTGCCGTCATCGGCCTACCTTTCTTTTTAAGAGAAGAACTTCCTGAAATTAACGGAATCCTCATGCTCATAGCCCTGGGGACTTTTCAGTTGGGGTTTTCTTATGTGCTCTATACCAAGGCGATCCAGAAGGTGCGGGCCTTTGAGGCTGTCCTCATCACCATGCTGGAGCCCGTCCTCAACCCGGTGTGGGTATTCCTGCTGCTGGGTGAAGTGCCCGGCAATTGGGCCCTGGCAGGGGGTACCATCGTTATGGCGACGGTAGTCCTCCACGGGCTGGCCGCCAGTAGAAAGTAA
- the thiI gene encoding tRNA 4-thiouridine(8) synthase ThiI, whose product MKFDHVLCHYSEIGLKGKNRRFFEDRLRQNILKTLKIRCPDSAESVKRYHGRLVIELKQESADLDSIENALKDVPGLAYFAPAFESKQELNTLKEDAHALLSDSEFESFRITARRANSNIPLKVKTVNEEVGTHIVETMKKKVNLTQPGANCYIDMFEDRAFVYPERIPGPGGLPVGVSGKVVAMLSGGIDSPVAAYLAMKRGATVVFVHFHSVPYTTPASIEKVREMITTLNRFQMRSKLYLVELAPIQKQIMTETEARYRVLIYRRFMLRIAEQIAREVDAHALITGESLGQVASQTLVNMEAVGRVTNMSILRPLIGFDKQEIIDKARDIGTYDISIQPDQDCCSLFVPDHPATKARPEQLERQEVLLDVDKLVETGLTSAEIEIID is encoded by the coding sequence ATGAAGTTCGATCACGTCCTCTGCCACTATTCAGAAATTGGTCTCAAAGGTAAAAATAGAAGATTCTTTGAGGACCGGCTCCGGCAGAACATACTAAAAACACTAAAAATCCGCTGCCCCGATTCAGCTGAATCGGTAAAGCGTTACCACGGAAGGTTAGTTATTGAATTGAAGCAAGAGAGCGCAGACTTGGACAGCATCGAGAATGCACTGAAAGATGTGCCGGGACTTGCTTACTTCGCTCCGGCGTTTGAATCGAAGCAAGAATTGAATACTCTCAAGGAAGATGCGCACGCATTGCTCTCTGATTCGGAGTTCGAATCTTTCCGAATTACTGCCCGGCGTGCCAACAGTAACATTCCACTGAAAGTGAAAACGGTAAATGAAGAAGTGGGCACCCATATTGTTGAAACCATGAAAAAAAAGGTTAACCTTACTCAACCGGGTGCCAACTGTTACATCGATATGTTTGAAGACAGGGCATTCGTCTATCCTGAAAGAATTCCCGGCCCGGGAGGTCTGCCCGTAGGCGTCAGTGGCAAGGTGGTTGCCATGCTTTCAGGCGGCATCGATTCACCCGTCGCCGCCTACCTAGCCATGAAGCGTGGAGCGACCGTTGTTTTTGTCCACTTCCATTCCGTGCCGTACACCACGCCTGCATCCATTGAGAAAGTGAGGGAAATGATTACCACATTGAACCGTTTTCAGATGCGATCAAAATTGTATCTGGTTGAACTGGCACCCATTCAGAAACAGATCATGACGGAGACGGAAGCCCGTTACAGAGTACTGATTTACCGACGATTTATGTTGAGAATTGCTGAGCAGATTGCAAGGGAAGTAGATGCCCACGCTCTGATCACAGGTGAATCACTAGGGCAGGTTGCATCTCAGACGCTGGTAAATATGGAAGCAGTGGGAAGGGTGACAAACATGTCGATTCTTCGTCCCTTGATCGGTTTTGATAAACAGGAGATCATTGACAAAGCGCGGGATATAGGCACCTACGATATTTCTATCCAGCCCGATCAGGACTGTTGTTCACTTTTTGTGCCGGACCATCCTGCCACAAAAGCCAGGCCTGAGCAGTTAGAAAGGCAAGAAGTTTTGCTGGACGTTGATAAACTTGTAGAAACAGGGTTGACCTCAGCTGAAATTGAAATTATCGATTAA
- a CDS encoding class II glutamine amidotransferase, translating to MCRFLAYRGTPIKLDKLLYRPKNSLINQSFRAREREEPLNGDGFGVGWYSPELEPTPAVFTSIQPAWNNKNLRNLSPKIRSGSIFAHVRAATHGRVSESNCHPFQYGKLLFMHNGSIAGFNVIKRALRMRLSDGIYDWIKGDTDSEHFFALILQYLDAHGDLTVNHMAEAYIKALKELTELLNEHSIDRPFYLNGLLSDGERMVTTRYVSDEKLEPHTLYHSGRGRFECDEGVCRIVQGKPENDCIMIVSEKLTDVAEDWHLVPGNHMVMLDKDLSQSVKPVKL from the coding sequence ATGTGCAGATTCTTGGCCTACAGGGGCACGCCTATCAAACTGGACAAGCTGCTTTATCGCCCTAAGAATTCTCTCATTAACCAGAGTTTCAGAGCGCGGGAAAGAGAGGAGCCGCTTAACGGTGATGGTTTTGGGGTAGGCTGGTATTCACCTGAACTGGAACCGACACCGGCAGTATTCACTTCCATCCAGCCGGCTTGGAACAACAAGAACCTCCGTAATCTTTCACCCAAGATCCGTTCCGGTTCAATTTTTGCACACGTCCGGGCCGCTACACACGGGAGGGTCTCTGAGTCTAACTGTCACCCCTTTCAGTACGGGAAACTTCTCTTTATGCACAACGGTTCCATTGCTGGCTTTAATGTGATCAAGCGGGCACTCAGGATGCGCCTGTCAGATGGCATCTATGATTGGATCAAGGGAGACACGGACTCAGAACATTTCTTTGCACTCATATTACAGTATCTTGACGCCCATGGTGACCTAACAGTTAATCATATGGCAGAGGCATACATTAAAGCCCTGAAGGAACTGACTGAATTACTTAATGAACACAGTATTGACCGTCCTTTCTATTTGAATGGCCTGTTGAGTGATGGGGAGAGGATGGTAACTACCCGGTATGTCTCTGATGAGAAACTGGAGCCTCACACCCTTTATCATTCAGGCCGGGGACGTTTTGAGTGTGATGAAGGAGTCTGTCGTATCGTTCAGGGGAAACCGGAGAATGATTGTATCATGATTGTATCAGAGAAATTGACGGATGTAGCCGAAGACTGGCACCTGGTCCCGGGGAATCATATGGTTATGCTGGATAAGGATTTGAGTCAGTCAGTGAAACCTGTTAAACTATAA
- a CDS encoding formate dehydrogenase gives MTTSLKKSLIEKACESLGILETIEPTPGDLPVSEGDFSKYPSPEQWHDWTEYDAGSWPRREKKNYSIVPTTCFNCESACGLLAYVDKQSGNVRKFEGNPYHPASRGRLCAKGPATINQINDEERILYPLKRKGERGSGQWEKVSWEAALDDIAGQIHNSLKAKRHNSVVYHVGRPGHEGYTERVIQAWGVDGHNSHTNICSAGARLGYALWHFFDRPSPDHANAKTILLISSHLETGHYFNPHAQRIIEGMMNGAKLIVMDPRLSNTASMADIWLPTYPGSEAAVLLSMAKIILDEGRYDRQFMETWVNWHDYLQKVHPGDEVIFDNFIKRIKEEYAEFTPQFAAQEAGVEAEKIVEAAQHVAEAGTQLATHNWRSAGSGNLGGWQVARCLHFLNVLTGSVGTEGGTSPSGWNKFKPTFFDTPPAQKFWNILQYPMEYPLAHHELSFLLPHFLKDGRGELDVYFTRVFNPVWTYPDGFSWIEVLRDESKIKCHVALTPTWNETAYWADYVLPMGHASERHDLNSYETHSSVWIAFRQPVLREYARREGREVQFTHEVNPGEVWEEDEFWIELSWKMDPDESLGIRDHFKSPYRNGEKINIDEYYQYIFENIPGLTGAAKNENLSPLEYMRKFGAFEVEASSYAKHLGTADTEGAELNDFGQFIKDGKVVAIRDNGTAVCGFPTPSKKQEFYSDTMARWKWNDQTIPGYIKSHIHPDSLDRSRNEYVLVPTFRLPTLIHSRSGNAKWLAEISHRNPVWMHPKTAIHIGLKRSGDLVKVETDIGYFIDKVWITEAIKPDVVACSHHTGRWRRSQDPSGNSWMTSTVKMEESQEGKWKMKLSELVQPFESGDSDSKRIWWRDGGVHQNITFPVHPDPISGMHCWHQKVRLSLPGPNEKYGDIQVDTNRSFEIYKEWLEMTRPGPGPGGLRRPLWMARTLRPADESYYVK, from the coding sequence GTGACAACCAGTCTGAAAAAATCGTTAATAGAAAAAGCTTGCGAATCGCTTGGAATTTTGGAAACCATTGAACCGACTCCAGGCGACCTGCCCGTTTCTGAAGGTGATTTTTCCAAATATCCGTCTCCGGAACAGTGGCATGACTGGACGGAATATGACGCTGGTTCCTGGCCGCGGCGGGAAAAGAAAAATTATTCCATTGTTCCCACTACCTGTTTTAACTGCGAATCTGCCTGTGGTCTACTGGCTTACGTGGACAAGCAGTCCGGTAATGTCCGGAAATTTGAGGGAAATCCTTACCACCCAGCCAGCCGGGGGCGACTTTGTGCCAAAGGCCCTGCCACCATTAACCAGATCAACGATGAGGAGCGCATTCTTTATCCCCTGAAAAGGAAAGGGGAGAGAGGGTCCGGTCAGTGGGAGAAAGTATCCTGGGAAGCCGCCTTGGACGACATTGCTGGGCAGATACACAATTCCCTGAAAGCAAAGCGTCACAACTCCGTTGTTTATCATGTGGGTCGCCCGGGACACGAGGGTTATACCGAGCGAGTAATCCAGGCCTGGGGTGTGGACGGCCACAATTCACACACAAACATCTGCTCCGCCGGTGCCCGGCTAGGGTACGCTTTGTGGCACTTTTTTGACCGCCCGTCTCCCGATCACGCCAATGCCAAGACTATTCTCCTCATCAGTTCTCATCTTGAAACCGGCCACTATTTCAATCCACATGCCCAGCGGATTATTGAGGGGATGATGAACGGAGCAAAACTTATTGTGATGGATCCGCGCCTCTCCAATACAGCCAGTATGGCCGATATCTGGCTGCCCACATATCCCGGATCGGAAGCGGCTGTTCTACTGTCTATGGCAAAGATCATCCTGGATGAAGGTAGGTACGATAGACAATTCATGGAGACGTGGGTGAACTGGCACGACTATCTTCAGAAGGTCCATCCCGGGGATGAGGTCATTTTCGACAATTTCATTAAACGGATAAAAGAGGAATATGCCGAATTCACACCTCAGTTCGCCGCCCAAGAAGCTGGGGTGGAGGCGGAAAAAATTGTTGAAGCGGCACAGCACGTGGCTGAAGCGGGTACCCAGCTGGCAACCCACAACTGGCGTTCAGCGGGAAGCGGTAATTTAGGTGGCTGGCAGGTGGCCCGGTGTCTCCATTTTCTCAACGTTCTGACCGGGAGTGTGGGTACGGAGGGAGGGACCTCACCAAGCGGATGGAACAAGTTCAAACCGACATTCTTTGACACGCCACCGGCACAAAAATTCTGGAATATTCTCCAGTACCCCATGGAATATCCCTTGGCACATCATGAACTGAGTTTTCTTCTTCCGCACTTCCTCAAAGATGGCAGGGGAGAACTTGATGTTTATTTCACACGGGTCTTTAATCCTGTCTGGACCTATCCGGACGGGTTCAGTTGGATCGAGGTACTACGGGATGAGTCCAAAATCAAATGTCATGTTGCCCTGACACCCACCTGGAACGAGACTGCCTACTGGGCTGATTATGTTCTGCCCATGGGCCACGCCAGCGAACGCCACGATCTCAACTCCTATGAAACACATTCCTCTGTCTGGATCGCCTTTCGCCAACCGGTATTGAGAGAGTATGCTCGGCGGGAAGGGAGAGAGGTTCAGTTCACCCACGAGGTGAACCCCGGTGAGGTGTGGGAAGAGGATGAATTCTGGATCGAGCTTTCCTGGAAGATGGACCCCGATGAATCGTTGGGTATACGGGACCATTTCAAGTCCCCTTACCGGAATGGTGAAAAGATCAACATTGATGAATATTATCAGTACATCTTTGAAAACATTCCTGGTCTTACAGGGGCAGCGAAAAATGAAAATCTTTCCCCGTTGGAATATATGCGGAAATTCGGCGCCTTTGAGGTAGAAGCCTCTTCTTACGCTAAGCATCTCGGTACCGCTGATACGGAAGGGGCGGAGCTGAACGATTTCGGTCAATTTATTAAGGATGGCAAGGTGGTAGCAATTCGTGATAACGGTACAGCTGTGTGTGGTTTCCCCACCCCGTCCAAAAAGCAGGAATTCTATTCCGATACCATGGCTCGGTGGAAGTGGAATGACCAGACAATTCCAGGCTACATAAAGAGTCATATCCATCCGGACAGCCTAGACCGATCTAGGAATGAGTATGTTTTGGTGCCCACATTCCGTTTGCCCACACTAATTCACAGCAGGTCAGGCAATGCCAAATGGCTAGCGGAGATTTCACACCGAAACCCAGTCTGGATGCACCCAAAGACAGCGATCCACATCGGATTGAAGCGGTCAGGCGATCTTGTGAAAGTTGAAACAGATATTGGTTATTTTATCGATAAGGTGTGGATCACGGAAGCCATCAAACCTGATGTGGTGGCCTGTTCCCACCATACAGGCCGCTGGCGCAGGTCACAGGATCCCTCGGGCAACAGCTGGATGACCAGTACGGTAAAAATGGAAGAGTCACAGGAAGGCAAATGGAAGATGAAACTATCGGAGTTGGTTCAGCCCTTTGAAAGCGGCGATTCAGATTCAAAACGGATCTGGTGGCGGGATGGCGGTGTTCACCAGAATATTACTTTTCCTGTTCACCCAGACCCTATTTCAGGGATGCATTGCTGGCATCAGAAGGTGAGACTCTCCCTTCCTGGCCCAAATGAGAAATATGGAGATATTCAGGTGGACACGAACAGGTCTTTTGAGATCTACAAAGAGTGGTTGGAGATGACGCGGCCGGGTCCGGGACCCGGAGGTCTTCGACGACCACTTTGGATGGCGAGAACCCTCCGACCAGCTGATGAATCCTATTATGTAAAATAG
- a CDS encoding DUF2231 domain-containing protein, giving the protein MPWTTENIHLLFIHFPIALFSTGWVCDLISVSFRNRSAADAGWWCQLFGVVSSMFTVGTGFLADRLYGHMSLPFPFFTTHGALQITACLIFLGLFIWRFRNGQRLPEGNLRSLYLSAAGATVGLLFYGAHLGAQLSGRI; this is encoded by the coding sequence ATGCCGTGGACTACTGAAAATATTCATCTTCTTTTCATTCATTTTCCTATCGCACTTTTTTCAACAGGGTGGGTTTGCGACCTTATCAGTGTTTCATTCAGAAACCGGTCGGCAGCTGACGCAGGGTGGTGGTGTCAGCTTTTCGGTGTGGTCAGTTCAATGTTTACTGTGGGGACTGGCTTTCTTGCTGACCGTCTGTATGGCCACATGTCACTCCCATTTCCATTTTTCACGACACACGGTGCTTTGCAAATAACTGCCTGTCTTATTTTTCTTGGTCTGTTCATCTGGCGTTTCAGGAACGGTCAGCGGCTGCCGGAAGGGAATCTCCGTTCTCTCTATCTTTCGGCGGCGGGTGCCACTGTAGGTCTGCTTTTCTACGGTGCACACCTGGGTGCGCAGCTATCCGGCCGGATCTGA
- a CDS encoding SDR family oxidoreductase, which translates to MLNGSWKERYGDWALVTGASAGIGEEFCRQLAAKGMNIAMVARRGEKLETLGSELEKNNGVSTRSVPLDLTQSDAAERLETAMADLEVGLLVNNAGFGHLGRFHKKSPERDADMIKLNCLAPVVLTHKFLPKMVERGRGAVIFVASTAAYQATPFFSVYSATKVFNLFMGEGLWQEYRKLGIDAMALSPGYTKTEFQKAAGLNEDVGGILWETPDNVVDTALENLGKKPSVIHGGLNRFLAFTIRLFPRKWVIVVAGMISKSQP; encoded by the coding sequence ATGTTGAACGGAAGCTGGAAAGAACGCTACGGCGACTGGGCCTTGGTGACGGGAGCTTCCGCCGGTATCGGTGAAGAATTTTGCCGCCAGTTGGCGGCAAAAGGAATGAATATTGCCATGGTAGCTCGTCGGGGAGAAAAGCTGGAAACGTTGGGCAGTGAACTGGAAAAAAATAACGGTGTCTCCACCCGTTCCGTGCCCCTTGACCTGACACAGTCTGATGCCGCCGAAAGGCTTGAAACAGCGATGGCCGACCTGGAGGTGGGACTTCTGGTGAATAATGCAGGGTTCGGTCATTTGGGGCGGTTCCATAAGAAAAGCCCTGAGCGGGACGCAGATATGATTAAACTTAACTGCCTTGCACCTGTGGTTTTGACCCATAAATTCTTACCGAAAATGGTTGAGCGAGGGCGGGGCGCTGTTATTTTTGTGGCATCTACGGCCGCTTATCAGGCTACACCTTTTTTCTCGGTTTACAGTGCCACCAAGGTATTTAATCTTTTCATGGGCGAAGGGCTTTGGCAGGAATACAGGAAATTGGGTATTGATGCCATGGCTCTCTCTCCCGGCTACACTAAGACAGAATTTCAAAAAGCTGCGGGACTGAATGAAGATGTGGGTGGTATTCTGTGGGAAACCCCAGATAATGTTGTGGATACAGCTCTGGAAAATTTGGGTAAAAAGCCATCTGTTATCCACGGCGGCTTGAACCGTTTCCTGGCATTTACGATACGTTTGTTTCCTAGGAAGTGGGTTATTGTGGTGGCGGGAATGATATCAAAATCCCAGCCCTGA